The Pelagibacterium halotolerans B2 nucleotide sequence GCTTCTCGAACTAAAATCGGTTTCCAAACGGTTTGGGGCCGTCGTCGCGGCGGAAGGCATCGACCTGGCCGTAAGTCAGGGCGAAGCGCTCGGAATCATCGGGGCCAATGGCGCGGGCAAGAGTTCGCTCTTCAACCTCATTACCGGCGTGTTGCGCCCTGATGCGGGAACCGTTTCCTTCCACGGCCAGGAGATTACGCGCTCAAGCGTGCGTGACCGGTGCCGTGGCGGCATCGGACGATCGTTCCAGATCCCCCAGCCCTTCGAGACACTGACCGTTTTCGAAAATCTCATGGTTGCGGCCGAATTCGGCTCGGGCGACTCCGAAATGGGTTTGGAGGAGACGTTCGCCATTCTCGAAATGACTGAACTGGCGGACAAGGCCAATATCGTTTCGGGCAAGCTCACCCTTCTCGATCGCAAGCGACTCGAACTGGCGCGCGCCCTGGCGACCAATCCCGACCTGCTGCTGCTCGACGAGATCGCCGGCGGCCTGACCGAGGGAGAGTGCCACAGGCTGGTTGAACTGATCGGCTCGCTGCATAAGCGCGGCATCACGATCATCTGGATCGAGCATATCGTCCACGCGTTGCTTTCGGTCGTCTCACGACTGATCGTGCTCGAGCGTGGCGTGCTGATCGCGCAGGGCGAACCCAAGGCAGTCATGGCCGATCCGGCGGTGCGACGGTCCTATCTGGGCATTGAGGAGGCGGCATCGTGAGTGCGTTGCTCGAAACTGAAAATCTCGAAGTGTTTTACGGTGACTTCCAGGCGCTTTTCGGCGTCGATGTGGTGGTCAATGCCGGCGAAACGGTGGCCATCATCGGCTCGAACGGGGCGGGCAAATCGTCGTTTCTGAACGCGCTGTGCGGGCTCAACGCCTCAAAGCCCGAACAGATCCGTCTCGAAGGCGTATCGGTGGGCGGTACACCCGCCTTCGACATGGTGCGCAAAGGTGTGGCTCTCGTGCCCGAGGGCCGGCGTCTGTTCCCTTCGCTCTCTGTCGAGGAAAATCTCATGGTCGGCTCGCACGGCATGAGTGAGGATCGCGGCTGGACGCTCGAAGCCATTTACGACCTGTTCCCGATATTGAAGGAACGCCGCAACCAGCCCTCGACGACACTTTCAGGCGGCCAGCAGCAGATGGTGGCCATCGGCCGCGCGCTGATGAGCAACCCCAAGGTGCTGCTGTGCGACGAAATCAGCCTCGGACTGGCTCCCTCTATCGTCAAGGATGTCTATCAGGCGCTCGCAGAGATCAAGCGGCGGGGAACAACAGTGTTGATTGTCGAGCAGGATCTTTCGGCGGCACTGGACGCGGCGGACCGGGTCTATTGCTTCATGGAGGGACGCGTCAGTCTCGAGGGGCGGCCGGGCGAACTCACGCGCGAGCAGATACAAGACGCATATTTCGGGGTTTAAGCGGCTATGAATTTCATCAATACGATCATTCAGGGTGTGCTGCTGGGTGGGCTTTATGCCCTGTACGCCGCCGGACTGTCGCTGATCTTCGGCGTCATGCGCCTGGTCAATCTTGCCCATGGCGACTTCATCGTTCTCGCCGCCTATGTCATTCTCGCGCTTTCATCGGCCTTTTTCATACCGCCCTTCTGGGCCATGCTGATTGCACTTCCTTTTCTTTTCGCATTGGGCTGGGCGCTACAGCGGGTGATCCTCAATCGGACGGTCGAGGAAAACCTTCTTGTTCCCTTGCTTGTCACGTTCGGGCTGCAGATCATCATCCAGAACGGGCTGCTTGAGGGGTTCACCGCAAACAGCCGCCGGCTCAGCCTTGGTGGCATCGAGTCGGCCTCGCTTTCGATCGGCGGAATCAGCGTCGGTGTCATGCCGTTGTTCACATTCGCGGCCGCGGTCGCGGTTATCGGTGGGCTTTCCGTGCTGTTCTATATGACCGCATTGGGGCGCAAGCTGCGTGCCACCTCGGACAATCGCACCTATGTCCAGATTGTGGGTATCAACCCTCACAAGGTTTTTGCTATCGCCATGGGGCTCGCCTTCATCGTGATTGCCATCGCTGCGTTCTTTATGGGCGCGCGCTCCAATTTCGATCCGTCCCAGGGCCCCGCCCGTCTGCTTTTCGCTTTCGAGGCCGTAGTTATCGGCGGACTGGGGAGCCTTTGGGGGACGCTGGCCGGTGGGGTCATCCTCGGTGTCTCCCAGGCCATTGGCGCTGCGATCCATCCTCAATACCAGATCCTGGCCGGCCATATCGTCTTTCTGTTGATCATCCTGTTCAGGCCACGTGGCCTGTTCCCCAAACAATAGGGTGCGCGGCACACCATGAGTTCACAACAAAACACCACTACGGGCGCCAAAGACGTCCATGCCAAGGACGCACTGGGTGCAGCCAAAGGCCGCTATCGTGTCGCGGTCGATACGAAAGTGTCCAGGATTGGCATGATCGTCATGGGCCTCGTTATCCTGGCCCTGTTCGCCGCTCCCGGCTTTGTCGAACGAGCCTTGCTGCAAGATCTCATTTTGATCCTGATGCTGATCGGCCTCGCTCAATGCTGGAACCTGCTGGCGGGTTATGCCGGGTTGATCTCGGTCGGCCAGCAGGCCTTTGTGGGCGTGGGTGCCTATGGCATGTTCTACGTCGTCATCATGATGGGGGCCGATCCGCTCCTGTCGGTGCTGATCTCCGCGGTGTTTGTTGCCCTGCTTTCAATCCCGGTGGGACTGGTGGTCTTCCGGCTGCAGGGCGCCTATTTCGCTGTCGTCACCTGGGTTGTGGCTGAAGTGTTCCGGCTGATCGCCGCGATCTGGCCAGCCCTTGGCGGTGGAACGGGCACGGCATTGCCGCGCTCCGCAACCTCCGAGATGATCGGGCTCGATTTTGCCGCCGAATTGTTCGGTGTGCGCTCCGCGGCGGCCCGCGAGATCGTGATCTATTGGGGAGCGCTCGCCGTCGTGGTGATGATCGTGATCGTCGCTTATCTCATGCTGCGCTCACGGCTGGGCCTGGCGCTTTCGGCCATCAAGGACGGCGAAATCGCCGCCGAAAGCGTCGGGATCGACATCAACCGCACCAAGTTTCTGGTCTATGTCTTCGCTGCCTTCGGGGCCGGCCTGATCGGTGCGCTCTATTTCCTGCAGCAGGCCCGCGTGTCGCCCGATGCGGCCTTCTCGGTCATCGACTGGACCGCCTATGTCATCTTTATCGTGGTTATCGGCGGGCTGGGGACGATCGAAGGGCCGATCATCGGCGCCATCGTTTTCGTGCTGCTGCGCTCCTGGTTTTCGTCTTTCGGACCCTGGTATCTGATGGTCCTGGGGCTGCTTGCCATCGTCATGATGCTGTTCGCGCCCAAGGGATTGTGGGGAATGTTCTCCTCGGCAACCAACATCCATCTTTTCCCGACGCGCAAACGCCTGGAACGTGATGAGGATGAGTAGGGCACTCCGCTAGCGGCCGGTCAGCGGGCGAGCAAGGTTCGCGTGCACTGGAAAGATATTGTTTTTCAATACCTTGGGTTCACCCCCGGCATTCGATTGTTTCGTGCAGAACTTCGCAACGGATTATGCAGGTCCGTTTCCCGCTCACTGGTTAGGCTTTTCGTGGATGGGGAAGGCAGAACTCTTCCTCATCGGGTCGAGAGCTGCCCGTTCCGGATTTGGCGGACGGCTTGGGAAGAGACAATCGCGAAGATATCGGGCGATAGCCCGGTACAGAAAAGGTATAACATGCGCGACGAACATAAGCTCGTTAAGGGTATCCACCACGTCACATCCTGCGTGGGCGGAGCCCAGGAGGACATCGATTTCCTGACGCAGGTCGTAGGCCAGCGTATGATAAAACAGACCGTTCTGTTTGACGGCCAGGTTCCCATCTACCACCTCTATTATGCCAACGCCGACGCCGAAATCGGCACCGTTATGACGACTTTCCCCTATCGCCAGGACGGTCGTAAGGGTCGCAAGGGCACTGGCCAGGTTGCAGTGACGGCCTATAGCGTTGCCGAGGACAGCCTCGATTTCTGGGCACAGCACCTCGAGCGCCATGGCGTCAAGAACTCGGGCGTCAAGCGCCTGTTCGGCAAGGACCGGATCTATTTCGAAGATCCCGTGGGCCTGGGTTACGAAGTGGTCGGCGACAACCGTGACACCCGCAAAGGCTGGACCACCAACGAAATCTCCGAAGCCAATTCGGTCAAGGGTTTCAACAATGTCGTGATGACCGTCCGCGAAATTCCGTCCATGGAGGCCTATCTCGTCGATGCGCTGGGCTTTGAAAAGACCGGACAGGAAGACAATTACCACCAGTACGAAATCAATGGCGGCGGCCCTTGCAAGACGGTCATTCTGCGTGAAGATGCGGACACGCCTCAGGGGTCGTGGACATTCGGGGAAGGCACAGTACATCACGTCGCCTTCCAGGTTGAAAATGATGACACCCAGAAGGTTCTCAAGGACTGGCTCGAGGGCCTGGGATATACCGACTCCTCTGAGCAAAAAGATCGGAACTACTTTCACTCGGTCTATTGCCGTTCGCCCGGGGGTATCCTCACCGAATTCGCGACCTGCGACATCGGCTTTACCACTGACGAACCTCTCGAAGAACTGGGCAAGAACCTGATGCTGCCGCCCTGGTTCGAAGATCGCCGCGCCGAAATCGTGGCGCCGCTCGAGCCGATCAAGGTTCCGCAATAATACCCCATTGAACGGGATAAAGAGGGGCCGGCGAGATATCGCCGGTCCCTCTTTGCGTATGCGGCCGGCACGGGAGCAGGCGGCAAAACGCCGGAGAAAGCCGGCAATTTGCCGACCTTCTGTCCTTCTTTGACGGTGTCCTGCGAAATTTGGGGTGATTTTCCCCTGTTTGTACGAGCAGATGACGTTAGCCTTCAGCCTATGTACAAGGCGGAGGACGTTGTGATGGGCAAGGCCTTATATCTGGTTGGTGCGGGCAATATGGGCATTGCGCTGTTGGAGCGCTGGCTTGAAACGGGAACGGTATCCCACGAAATAATTGTAATTGATCCCACTCCGTCCGCCCACTTGCTGGCCTTGCAAGCCAGATATGGTTTCGAACTGAATCCCGAGCGGCGACCCGTGGCCGACATCGTGGTCATTGCCGTCAAACCGCAATATGCAAAACCTGCGGCTGCACGCCTCGCAGACATTTGCAATACCGATACACTCGTGATCTCGATCATGGCGGGGCTGTTGTTCCGTTCGCTCACCCAACTGGTTCCTTCGGTCATGGCATTCGTTCGCGCCATGCCAAATCTCGCAGCGCGGCACGGGAAAGGCCTCACGGCCCTGGCGGCGAGCCTGACCTGCAGCGACGCCGAACGCAAAGCGGCCGAGGCGCTGTTCGCTGCTGCCGGCAGTACAGTGTGGGTGGATGAAGAGGATTTCGACGTCGCCACGGCCATTGGCGGCTCCGGTCCGGGATATCTGCTTTTGTTCGTGGAATGCATGGCACAGGCCGCCCAGAGGACAGGGCTCGAGCCCGAAGCGGCCGAAGCGCTCGCCGAGGCCGTTGTTATCGGCACGGCCGCCCTGCTCGAAAATGAGAAGCAATCACCCGCCGATATTCGCCGCGCAATAACATCACCCGGGGGAACGACCCAGGCCGGGCTCAATGTGTTGATGGAACACAAGCTCGACGGACTTGTCGCCAGAACGATAGAGGCCGCAGCGCAACGTTCACGCGATCTGCAGGCCGAACTGAGCATGGAGGGCTAGGTCCCGGCCGCCCTGTTTCCAGAGGAGAGGCTCCGTGAAAAAGAGATCCGGCTCTCAGATTGTTGCCCTTGAAGTTTACCGGCACCTGCGGTTTCGAATTCTGTCTGTGGAGATGCCGCCCGGTACCCGGCTGCGTGAGGATGATATTGCCGCTGAACTCGACGTCGGAAATCTTCCGGTCCGCACGGCACTGGAACGTCTGATGCGCGAGGGATTGGTTTCGAGGCAAGGGGGATGGATGGTCGAGCGGATCAGCTGGGTCGAAGTGCAGCGCATGTACGAAGCGCGTGTTTGCATAGAGGGATACGCCACGCGGCTCGCCGCCGAACGCATTTCCGAAAACGCCCTGCATAGCCTGGAAATCCTGCACGAACAGATGCTCGATTACCGCAATCTCGCCGAAGAGGAATTCGGTGAAATCAATCGCCAGTTTCACAGAGGCATCGTGGAGTCCGCAGCCGTGCCGCTGTTCATGGAAATACATGGCCGCACGCTCTTTAACTTCAGGAATCTGATGCTCAGCGACTCTTACGACGAGGCCGAAATGGATCGGTCAAATACCCAGCATCGCGCCATTCTCGACGGATTGATTGCCGGCGATGCCCAGGCTGTGGAGCAGATTGCGCGCGACCATGTCGTCTATACCCTCGCCTTGCTTGAACGGATGTTCGGCAAGTCGGGTACGGCACGGCGCAAGTATGTTGACTCGCACATATGAGCAAACCGAACAATTGACCGGTCGTTTTCGGGCCGAAGCGCTGGTTTGTACGAATATCGCGTCCAAAGAAACAGTTCCTACGC carries:
- a CDS encoding ABC transporter ATP-binding protein; protein product: MLLELKSVSKRFGAVVAAEGIDLAVSQGEALGIIGANGAGKSSLFNLITGVLRPDAGTVSFHGQEITRSSVRDRCRGGIGRSFQIPQPFETLTVFENLMVAAEFGSGDSEMGLEETFAILEMTELADKANIVSGKLTLLDRKRLELARALATNPDLLLLDEIAGGLTEGECHRLVELIGSLHKRGITIIWIEHIVHALLSVVSRLIVLERGVLIAQGEPKAVMADPAVRRSYLGIEEAAS
- a CDS encoding ABC transporter ATP-binding protein → MSALLETENLEVFYGDFQALFGVDVVVNAGETVAIIGSNGAGKSSFLNALCGLNASKPEQIRLEGVSVGGTPAFDMVRKGVALVPEGRRLFPSLSVEENLMVGSHGMSEDRGWTLEAIYDLFPILKERRNQPSTTLSGGQQQMVAIGRALMSNPKVLLCDEISLGLAPSIVKDVYQALAEIKRRGTTVLIVEQDLSAALDAADRVYCFMEGRVSLEGRPGELTREQIQDAYFGV
- a CDS encoding branched-chain amino acid ABC transporter permease yields the protein MNFINTIIQGVLLGGLYALYAAGLSLIFGVMRLVNLAHGDFIVLAAYVILALSSAFFIPPFWAMLIALPFLFALGWALQRVILNRTVEENLLVPLLVTFGLQIIIQNGLLEGFTANSRRLSLGGIESASLSIGGISVGVMPLFTFAAAVAVIGGLSVLFYMTALGRKLRATSDNRTYVQIVGINPHKVFAIAMGLAFIVIAIAAFFMGARSNFDPSQGPARLLFAFEAVVIGGLGSLWGTLAGGVILGVSQAIGAAIHPQYQILAGHIVFLLIILFRPRGLFPKQ
- a CDS encoding branched-chain amino acid ABC transporter permease, which encodes MIVMGLVILALFAAPGFVERALLQDLILILMLIGLAQCWNLLAGYAGLISVGQQAFVGVGAYGMFYVVIMMGADPLLSVLISAVFVALLSIPVGLVVFRLQGAYFAVVTWVVAEVFRLIAAIWPALGGGTGTALPRSATSEMIGLDFAAELFGVRSAAAREIVIYWGALAVVVMIVIVAYLMLRSRLGLALSAIKDGEIAAESVGIDINRTKFLVYVFAAFGAGLIGALYFLQQARVSPDAAFSVIDWTAYVIFIVVIGGLGTIEGPIIGAIVFVLLRSWFSSFGPWYLMVLGLLAIVMMLFAPKGLWGMFSSATNIHLFPTRKRLERDEDE
- a CDS encoding ring-cleaving dioxygenase, with the translated sequence MRDEHKLVKGIHHVTSCVGGAQEDIDFLTQVVGQRMIKQTVLFDGQVPIYHLYYANADAEIGTVMTTFPYRQDGRKGRKGTGQVAVTAYSVAEDSLDFWAQHLERHGVKNSGVKRLFGKDRIYFEDPVGLGYEVVGDNRDTRKGWTTNEISEANSVKGFNNVVMTVREIPSMEAYLVDALGFEKTGQEDNYHQYEINGGGPCKTVILREDADTPQGSWTFGEGTVHHVAFQVENDDTQKVLKDWLEGLGYTDSSEQKDRNYFHSVYCRSPGGILTEFATCDIGFTTDEPLEELGKNLMLPPWFEDRRAEIVAPLEPIKVPQ
- the proC gene encoding pyrroline-5-carboxylate reductase — translated: MGKALYLVGAGNMGIALLERWLETGTVSHEIIVIDPTPSAHLLALQARYGFELNPERRPVADIVVIAVKPQYAKPAAARLADICNTDTLVISIMAGLLFRSLTQLVPSVMAFVRAMPNLAARHGKGLTALAASLTCSDAERKAAEALFAAAGSTVWVDEEDFDVATAIGGSGPGYLLLFVECMAQAAQRTGLEPEAAEALAEAVVIGTAALLENEKQSPADIRRAITSPGGTTQAGLNVLMEHKLDGLVARTIEAAAQRSRDLQAELSMEG
- a CDS encoding GntR family transcriptional regulator, with product MKKRSGSQIVALEVYRHLRFRILSVEMPPGTRLREDDIAAELDVGNLPVRTALERLMREGLVSRQGGWMVERISWVEVQRMYEARVCIEGYATRLAAERISENALHSLEILHEQMLDYRNLAEEEFGEINRQFHRGIVESAAVPLFMEIHGRTLFNFRNLMLSDSYDEAEMDRSNTQHRAILDGLIAGDAQAVEQIARDHVVYTLALLERMFGKSGTARRKYVDSHI